The following coding sequences are from one Epilithonimonas vandammei window:
- a CDS encoding peptidase associated/transthyretin-like domain-containing protein: protein MKLKLLSLLILLCSIKIFAQSDYILGNVANDSGDKLPLASIHNLRTDQIVTSDKMGNFAIAAKPTDELRIVRQGYERKVVSLTSESFSKSLDVQLVTIPIEIEEVTLAFKPTGILKKDIARLNPPAKVTALNMEMNNYMRTPMNEVHPTAKIPSAFAPRNPGEGQMNLFSIGSGGGGLLGAVAGLVTKAGTSPKTTANYAEKQEFYKRVKAAIDLEYYTKYGLDEYDFDIFLAYADEQKSLSKNYRNNFNKAAIEFSLKEVFSEYLKTHNFSKKVSEG, encoded by the coding sequence ATGAAATTAAAATTACTTTCGCTTCTCATACTTCTTTGTTCGATAAAGATTTTCGCGCAATCCGATTATATTTTAGGAAATGTTGCCAATGACAGCGGAGACAAGCTACCTTTGGCAAGCATCCATAACCTGCGAACAGATCAAATAGTGACGTCTGATAAGATGGGGAATTTTGCTATCGCGGCAAAACCTACCGACGAACTTAGAATTGTAAGACAAGGATATGAAAGAAAAGTGGTTTCATTAACGTCAGAGAGTTTTTCAAAAAGTCTTGACGTTCAGCTTGTAACCATTCCTATAGAAATAGAAGAAGTAACGCTGGCGTTCAAACCAACCGGAATTCTCAAAAAAGACATTGCCAGACTCAATCCTCCTGCAAAAGTGACCGCACTCAATATGGAAATGAACAATTATATGCGAACGCCAATGAACGAAGTTCACCCAACAGCCAAAATACCATCGGCTTTTGCGCCACGCAATCCAGGGGAAGGACAGATGAATTTATTTTCCATCGGTTCTGGAGGTGGCGGGCTTCTAGGCGCAGTTGCTGGTTTGGTGACAAAAGCAGGAACATCTCCCAAGACAACCGCCAATTATGCTGAAAAGCAAGAGTTTTACAAACGTGTAAAAGCAGCCATAGATTTGGAGTATTATACAAAATACGGTTTAGACGAATATGATTTCGATATCTTCCTCGCTTATGCTGATGAACAAAAAAGTCTATCCAAAAATTACAGAAACAATTTTAACAAAGCTGCAATAGAATTCAGTCTCAAAGAAGTTTTTTCAGAATATCTCAAAACTCATAATTTTTCCAAGAAAGTTTCCGAAGGTTAA
- the deoD gene encoding purine-nucleoside phosphorylase translates to MSVHISAKKGEIAKTVLMPGDPLRAKYIADNFLTDAKLVSQTRNIYFYTGNYKGKEITVGASGMGFPSIGIYSFELFTEYEVETIIRIGTCGAYSTDLKLFDILNVENAASESTYAKFAWGIEEDAISNQGNAFDKINETAKELGLEAKATNIHSSDIFYRKDPAVPEIALRHNCPAVEMEAFALFANAKHLGKNAATILTVSDIIPTHEQISADQREQALRTMMELSLETAIKY, encoded by the coding sequence ATGAGTGTTCACATTAGTGCTAAAAAAGGAGAAATCGCAAAGACGGTTTTGATGCCCGGCGATCCACTTAGAGCAAAATATATTGCTGATAACTTTTTGACCGACGCCAAATTGGTCAGTCAGACAAGAAACATCTATTTCTACACAGGAAACTATAAAGGTAAAGAGATCACTGTTGGTGCGAGCGGAATGGGATTTCCAAGTATCGGAATCTATTCTTTCGAATTGTTTACTGAGTATGAGGTTGAGACGATCATCAGAATCGGAACTTGTGGAGCTTACTCTACAGATTTGAAATTATTCGACATCCTGAATGTAGAAAATGCAGCAAGTGAAAGTACTTACGCCAAATTTGCTTGGGGAATTGAAGAAGATGCCATTTCTAACCAGGGAAATGCTTTTGATAAAATCAATGAAACAGCGAAAGAATTAGGTCTGGAAGCTAAAGCAACCAACATCCACTCCAGCGACATCTTCTACAGAAAAGACCCTGCTGTTCCGGAAATCGCATTGAGACACAATTGTCCTGCAGTGGAAATGGAAGCGTTTGCGCTTTTTGCGAATGCCAAACATCTTGGTAAAAATGCAGCAACAATTTTAACCGTTTCTGACATCATCCCAACGCACGAGCAAATCTCTGCTGACCAAAGGGAGCAAGCTCTGAGAACAATGATGGAATTATCTCTTGAAACGGCTATAAAATATTAA
- a CDS encoding M4 family metallopeptidase, which yields MKKTLSLAIALAYACSFAQESKELAKLRKENNANVTISNATSNLNFIQFRTAPQLRSSNAKAKAAEFLAENFKAFNLKSANDLVFVEERTDNYGLKNVIYRQQYQGIPVYDGVLKFHFNAKEQLTSINGNALSTIKVSTTPNISATEAGNIAKSLVINQDLNKSNIALEAVKTNLLIFPKNLAQGGIVTPYLAYEIEVTNKVDVREFLFINAHTGELVEQFTGIHPIDRQVYETNRNASNLKWKEGDPFPGTLTTWQQHEVVTSEHVYNFFKNAFGYVSYDAADHTMITVNNDPTISCPNARWNGTYAGYCDGTATDDVIAHEWGHAYTEYTSGLIYQYQSGALNESYSDVWGETIDLINNYMDEGENLNIRTTASCSGSQRWKMGEDATAFGGAIRDMWNPNCNGQPSRVLDANYYYCGTADNGGVHTNSGPTNHLYSLLVDGGTYNGYTITGIGFVKAAHLWWKAQTSYLTATSDFANFADALEAAANDLIGINLQGLSTTITPAGLSGQSFNATDLQNIKNGILAVQLRSSPATQCNYQPILKPVPDLCANATSNPLFKEDWENGLGNWTVSNIPTKPTTWEARDWAIKGNLPKSRTGNAIFAVDPINGDCASNLQNGILRLESPTITFPTFSDGKYEMAFNHYVATESTWDGGNIKYSLNGGNWTLLPITAFTQNGYNNTLDGTSQSDNPLKGQRAFTGTDGGSLGGSWGQSVIDLSKIGVTSGSNIKFRFELGTDGCNGIEGWYLDEIYVYNCSTLAVEDVQKQNSISVYPNPTSGFVTIQNKNNSNLKNVEVYNVAGQLIQRFNVSNAKNASLDMSQLTNGTYVLKVISETESNTVKVIKK from the coding sequence ATGAAGAAAACTCTATCTCTGGCAATTGCTTTGGCTTATGCTTGCAGCTTTGCACAGGAATCTAAGGAGCTGGCTAAACTTAGAAAAGAAAACAACGCCAACGTTACAATCAGCAATGCTACATCAAATCTCAATTTTATCCAATTTAGAACTGCACCACAGCTTAGATCTTCTAATGCAAAAGCAAAGGCTGCAGAATTTTTAGCAGAAAATTTCAAAGCTTTTAATCTAAAATCTGCGAATGATCTGGTTTTTGTTGAAGAAAGAACTGATAATTACGGATTGAAAAATGTAATATACAGACAGCAATATCAAGGTATTCCTGTTTATGACGGTGTCTTGAAATTCCATTTCAATGCAAAAGAACAATTAACATCGATTAACGGAAACGCACTTTCAACAATCAAAGTGAGTACAACACCTAATATCTCTGCAACCGAAGCTGGAAATATTGCAAAATCTCTTGTAATAAATCAGGATCTAAACAAATCTAATATTGCATTAGAAGCTGTAAAAACCAATCTCCTGATTTTCCCAAAGAACTTAGCACAGGGAGGAATTGTAACACCATATCTGGCTTACGAAATCGAAGTGACTAATAAAGTAGATGTCAGAGAATTTCTTTTCATTAATGCTCATACAGGCGAATTGGTAGAACAGTTTACAGGAATTCACCCTATCGACAGACAGGTTTATGAAACCAACAGAAATGCTTCTAACCTGAAGTGGAAAGAAGGCGATCCTTTTCCCGGAACATTGACGACTTGGCAGCAACACGAGGTTGTCACGTCTGAGCACGTGTATAACTTCTTCAAGAATGCTTTTGGTTATGTGTCTTATGATGCAGCCGATCATACGATGATTACGGTCAACAATGATCCTACAATCTCTTGTCCTAATGCTAGATGGAACGGGACCTATGCCGGATATTGCGATGGCACGGCAACCGATGACGTCATTGCGCACGAGTGGGGACACGCTTATACGGAATATACGAGCGGACTTATTTACCAGTATCAGTCTGGTGCTCTTAACGAGTCTTATTCTGATGTCTGGGGAGAAACCATTGATTTGATCAATAATTATATGGATGAAGGCGAGAATCTTAATATAAGAACAACAGCGTCTTGTTCTGGTTCTCAGCGTTGGAAAATGGGAGAGGATGCAACAGCTTTTGGCGGTGCTATAAGAGATATGTGGAATCCTAATTGTAATGGCCAACCTTCAAGGGTATTAGATGCAAACTACTATTACTGTGGAACAGCAGATAATGGCGGCGTACATACAAACTCGGGACCTACCAATCATTTATACTCTTTATTGGTAGATGGCGGAACTTACAATGGCTACACAATTACAGGAATTGGCTTTGTGAAAGCGGCTCACCTTTGGTGGAAAGCGCAAACCAGTTATCTTACTGCAACTAGCGATTTTGCTAATTTTGCAGATGCTTTGGAAGCTGCGGCTAATGATTTGATAGGAATTAATCTACAAGGCTTATCTACTACAATTACCCCTGCAGGGCTGAGCGGACAATCTTTCAATGCGACTGATCTTCAGAATATCAAAAATGGCATTCTTGCAGTACAGTTGAGATCTTCTCCGGCTACGCAATGTAATTATCAGCCCATTTTAAAACCAGTACCAGATCTTTGTGCCAATGCAACGTCTAATCCGTTATTCAAAGAAGATTGGGAAAATGGGTTAGGGAACTGGACTGTTTCTAATATTCCTACAAAACCAACAACCTGGGAAGCGAGAGATTGGGCTATCAAAGGTAATTTGCCAAAATCAAGAACCGGTAATGCTATTTTCGCTGTAGATCCAATTAACGGTGATTGTGCATCTAATTTGCAAAACGGTATTCTACGTCTCGAAAGTCCTACCATTACTTTCCCAACTTTCTCTGATGGAAAATATGAAATGGCGTTCAATCATTATGTAGCTACAGAATCGACTTGGGATGGTGGAAATATCAAATATAGCCTAAACGGCGGAAACTGGACATTGCTTCCAATAACAGCTTTCACACAGAATGGTTATAACAATACCTTGGACGGAACTTCTCAAAGTGATAACCCACTCAAGGGACAAAGAGCTTTCACTGGAACGGACGGTGGCTCTCTTGGCGGAAGCTGGGGACAAAGTGTGATTGATCTTTCTAAAATAGGGGTAACTTCCGGTTCTAATATCAAATTCAGATTCGAACTGGGAACAGATGGCTGTAACGGAATCGAAGGCTGGTATCTGGACGAGATCTATGTTTACAACTGTAGTACTTTAGCTGTAGAAGATGTTCAGAAACAAAACTCTATCAGTGTTTATCCTAACCCGACTTCAGGATTTGTAACTATTCAGAATAAGAATAATTCTAACCTGAAGAATGTTGAAGTTTATAACGTTGCAGGACAATTGATTCAAAGATTCAATGTGAGCAATGCTAAAAATGCTTCTCTAGATATGAGTCAATTAACAAATGGAACTTATGTCCTGAAAGTAATTTCTGAAACCGAAAGCAATACTGTAAAAGTAATTAAGAAATAA